Part of the Pseudomonadota bacterium genome, GAGGTGCAGCGCCGCGGAGGCGCCGGTCAGCGCGAGCACGTCGCCCTTGTTCGCCCGGTCCGAGCTGAGCAGCGTCGCGATGATCTGCGTCTCGTTGACGAAGCCCTCCGCGAACATCGGCCGGATCGGCCGATCCATGATGCGGCACGTGAGGATCTCGTCCTCGCGGGGCCTGCCCTCGCGCTTGAAGAAGCCGCCGGGGATCTTTCCGCCCGCGTACTGCCGCTCCGTGTACTCGCAGGTGAGCGGGAAGAAGTCGATCCCCTCGCGCGGCGAGTTCGACGCCACGGACGTCACGAGCACGAGCGTGTCGCCGAGGCCGACGAGCACGGCGCCGTTCGCCTGCTTGGCGATGCGCCCGGTCTCGAGCGTGACCTCCTTGCCGTGGATGTTTACGCTTTCCCTGATGAACATGGGCACATGCCGACCTTCCCGCCGGCTTCCCGCCGGCAAAGGGCCATGTGCTCGCCGATCCGGAGGAGGTTAGCCCTGGTCTTTACCCGCGTTCAGCGAACGCGCGCACAGAACAAGACTAATGATTCCAACGAATCCCAACACATGGTTTGAATCGTTCGGGGAGCCGCCCTACTTCCGGATGCCGAGATCCCGGATCAGCTTGCGGTACCGTTCCAGGTCGGCGCGCTTCAGGTAGTCGAGCATGTGGCGCCGCTTGCTGACGAGCTTGAGCAGCCCACGCCTCGAGTGGTGATCCTTTGCGTGCGTCTTGAAATGATCCGTCAGGTACGTGATCCGTTCCGAGATGAGCGCGATCTGGACCTCCGGCGAACCGGTGTCGCTCCCGTGCTGCCTGTACCTGGAGATGATCTCCTGTTTCTTTTCCGTGTGAAGCGCCGACATATGGTGACCTTCGTCTCCTTCCGCCACTGGCGAAGCGGCATTATCTTCATCCGCCGAGGTCGCGTCAACCTCATTTCTGCCTCGCCAGGGGGTCTTCTACAACGCGCCCGGGTCCTAGGCAAGAACAACTGCGGCCCCGCGGATCAGTTGTGCTAAGGTGCCGTCCATGCGCGTCCTCGGCGTCGCGGGCTTCGTCGCCCGGTTCGTCTGGCGATACCTCGCGGCCGCGGCCCTGGTCGCGGGTCTCGCCGCGGCGATGATCGGGGTCGCCGTGGGCGGGACCGGGCCCGCCCCCCAGCAGCCGCTCGAGGGATGCACCGTGTCCGGGGGGCGCGTGTCGCTCGAGTGGAACAAGGGGACGCGGAAGGAGCCCGTGACCCTCGAGGTCTCGGTGGGCGATCCTTCCTTCTCCAAACCGATCCTGAAGCGCGTGGTCACCGGCACCACCCACAACCTCAACGACATCCGGCCCGGGAAGACCTACTACTGGCGGCTCCTGCAAGGCGGCGAGGCGGGGCCGACGGCGAGCTTCGAGGTGCCGGCGAACCATGTCCAGCTCTGAGAGACCCGAGCCGGTTCGCGGCGGCCGCCTCCGCGGGCTCGGGCGGCGGCTCCTCGGCCTGCTGGCCGCCCACGGGCACCACCTCCTCCCCGCGGCGGCCGCGGTGGCGTCGATGAGCACGATGTGGATCCTCGTCGGGCCGGTGCTCAACCGCGCCGGGGACGACCTCTACCACGTGATGAACGAGTACGCGATCGCGCACGGTGTCGCGGCGGGCGACAACCCGTTCGGGCCGCTGGGCGTGGAGTTCGGGCAGCCCGTGCTCCGCTTCTACCAGGCGCTCTTCTACCTGAACACCGTCGCGTGGAACCTCTTCGCCGGCCTCGACATCCGGTTCGTGCACAACACCGCGATCGTGGTGTGCTTCGCGCTCTCGCCGTTCGCCTACGCGTACTTCCTCCGCAAGCTCGGGCTGGGTCGCTGGACCGCCGGGGTCGGCGGCCTCCTGTCGATGATATCCGTCGCGGCGTTCGGGAACTCGTTCGAGGCGTACTTCGAGGCCGGGATCGTCACGCAGTCGATGGGCGGCCTGTTCCTGCCGTGGTTCATGGGGAGCTTCATCGGGATGCTGCGCGGCGAGAACCGCGCCTCGACGACCGCGTTCCTCTTCGCGCTGGCGTTCCTGTCCCACGCCATCATGTCCGTGTACGCCGTGTTCGCGGGCGCGCTCTACCTCGCCGTCACCGACATCGGCCT contains:
- the rpsO gene encoding 30S ribosomal protein S15, translating into MSALHTEKKQEIISRYRQHGSDTGSPEVQIALISERITYLTDHFKTHAKDHHSRRGLLKLVSKRRHMLDYLKRADLERYRKLIRDLGIRK